In Leopardus geoffroyi isolate Oge1 chromosome D1, O.geoffroyi_Oge1_pat1.0, whole genome shotgun sequence, a single window of DNA contains:
- the LOC123601779 gene encoding pregnancy-associated glycoprotein-like isoform X1, which produces MLRTRGESMKWFWVLGLVALSECLVTIPLTRVKSMRENLREKDRLKDFLENHPYNLAYKFVDSVNLDLGIYFEPMRNYLDLAYVGTISIGTPPQEFKVIFDTGSSDLWVPSIYCSSPACANHNVFNPLRSSTFRIWGRPIHLQYGSGTMSGFLAYDTVRFGGLVDVAQAFGLSLREPGKFMEYAVFDGILGLAYPSLSLRGTVPVFDNLWKQGLISQELFAFYLSKKDEEGSVVMFGGVDHSYYSGDLNWVPVSKRLYWQLSMDSISMNGEVIACDGGCQAIIDTGTSLLIGPSHVVFNIQMMIGANRSYSGEYVVDCDAANTLPDIVFTINGIDYPVPASAYIQEGPQGTCYSGFDESGDSLLVSDSWILGDVFLRLYFTVFDRENNRIGLALAV; this is translated from the exons ATGCTCAGAACCCGAGGAGAAAGCATGAAGTGGTTTTGGGTCCTTGGGCTGGTGGCCCTCTCAGAGTGCTTAGTCAC AATCCCTCTGACGAGGGTCAAGTCCATGCGAGAAAACCTCAGGGAGAAAGACAGGCTGAAGGATTTCCTGGAGAACCATCCTTACAACCTGGCCTACAAGTTTGTTGACTCTGTAAATCTGGACCTGGGGATATATTTTGAACCGATGAGGAACTACCTGGAT CTGGCCTACGTTGGCACCATCAGCATTGGAACGCCCCCGCAGGAGTTCAAGGTCATCTTTGACACCGGCTCGTCTGACTTGTGGGTGCCCTCCATCTACTGCTCTAGCCCTGCCTGCG CTAATCACAACGTCTTCAACCCTCTGCGGTCCTCCACCTTCCGGATCTGGGGCCGGCCCATCCACCTCCAGTACGGCTCCGGGACGATGTCAGGATTTCTGGCCTACGACACCGTTCGG TTCGGGGGCCTCGTTGACGTGGCCCAGGCGTTTGGCCTGAGCTTGAGGGAGCCCGGCAAGTTCATGGAATACGCAGTTTTCGACGGCATCCTGGGCCTGGCCTaccccagcctcagcctcagaGGGACGGTCCCTGTCTTCGACAACCTATGGAAGCAGGGTCTCATTTCTCAGGAGCTCTTTGCCTTCTACTTGAGCAA AAAGGACGAGGAGGGCAGTGTGGTGATGTTCGGCGGTGTGGACCACTCCTACTACAGCGGAGACCTCAACTGGGTGCCGGTGTCCAAACGGCTGTACTGGCAGTTATCCATGGACAG caTCTCCATGAACGGGGAGGTCATTGCTTGTGATGGTGGCTGCCAGGCCATCATTGATACAGGAACCTCGCTGCTGATTGGCCCATCTCACGTTGTCTTCAACATCCAGATGATGATCGGCGCCAACCGGTCCTACAGCGGCGAG TACGTAGTTGACTGTGATGCCGCCAACACTCTGCCCGACATCGTCTTCACCATCAACGGCATCGACTACCCGGTGCCAGCCAGTGCCTACATCCAGGAG GGTCCTCAGGGCACCTGCTACAGCGGCTTTGACGAGAGCGGAGACAGCTTGTTGGTCTCAGACTCCTGGATCCTGGGCGATGTCTTCCTGAGGTTGTATTTCACTGTCTTCGACCGAGAAAACAACAGGATTGGCCTGGCTCTAGCAGTGTAA
- the LOC123601779 gene encoding pepsin F-like isoform X2, producing the protein MRENLREKDRLKDFLENHPYNLAYKFVDSVNLDLGIYFEPMRNYLDLAYVGTISIGTPPQEFKVIFDTGSSDLWVPSIYCSSPACANHNVFNPLRSSTFRIWGRPIHLQYGSGTMSGFLAYDTVRFGGLVDVAQAFGLSLREPGKFMEYAVFDGILGLAYPSLSLRGTVPVFDNLWKQGLISQELFAFYLSKKDEEGSVVMFGGVDHSYYSGDLNWVPVSKRLYWQLSMDSISMNGEVIACDGGCQAIIDTGTSLLIGPSHVVFNIQMMIGANRSYSGEYVVDCDAANTLPDIVFTINGIDYPVPASAYIQEGPQGTCYSGFDESGDSLLVSDSWILGDVFLRLYFTVFDRENNRIGLALAV; encoded by the exons ATGCGAGAAAACCTCAGGGAGAAAGACAGGCTGAAGGATTTCCTGGAGAACCATCCTTACAACCTGGCCTACAAGTTTGTTGACTCTGTAAATCTGGACCTGGGGATATATTTTGAACCGATGAGGAACTACCTGGAT CTGGCCTACGTTGGCACCATCAGCATTGGAACGCCCCCGCAGGAGTTCAAGGTCATCTTTGACACCGGCTCGTCTGACTTGTGGGTGCCCTCCATCTACTGCTCTAGCCCTGCCTGCG CTAATCACAACGTCTTCAACCCTCTGCGGTCCTCCACCTTCCGGATCTGGGGCCGGCCCATCCACCTCCAGTACGGCTCCGGGACGATGTCAGGATTTCTGGCCTACGACACCGTTCGG TTCGGGGGCCTCGTTGACGTGGCCCAGGCGTTTGGCCTGAGCTTGAGGGAGCCCGGCAAGTTCATGGAATACGCAGTTTTCGACGGCATCCTGGGCCTGGCCTaccccagcctcagcctcagaGGGACGGTCCCTGTCTTCGACAACCTATGGAAGCAGGGTCTCATTTCTCAGGAGCTCTTTGCCTTCTACTTGAGCAA AAAGGACGAGGAGGGCAGTGTGGTGATGTTCGGCGGTGTGGACCACTCCTACTACAGCGGAGACCTCAACTGGGTGCCGGTGTCCAAACGGCTGTACTGGCAGTTATCCATGGACAG caTCTCCATGAACGGGGAGGTCATTGCTTGTGATGGTGGCTGCCAGGCCATCATTGATACAGGAACCTCGCTGCTGATTGGCCCATCTCACGTTGTCTTCAACATCCAGATGATGATCGGCGCCAACCGGTCCTACAGCGGCGAG TACGTAGTTGACTGTGATGCCGCCAACACTCTGCCCGACATCGTCTTCACCATCAACGGCATCGACTACCCGGTGCCAGCCAGTGCCTACATCCAGGAG GGTCCTCAGGGCACCTGCTACAGCGGCTTTGACGAGAGCGGAGACAGCTTGTTGGTCTCAGACTCCTGGATCCTGGGCGATGTCTTCCTGAGGTTGTATTTCACTGTCTTCGACCGAGAAAACAACAGGATTGGCCTGGCTCTAGCAGTGTAA